In Phlebotomus papatasi isolate M1 chromosome 1, Ppap_2.1, whole genome shotgun sequence, the following proteins share a genomic window:
- the LOC129798575 gene encoding protein farnesyltransferase subunit beta, producing the protein MENSVRIRDFRRLKNYRFNTEGVDTITSEEQIATEQLVFQHFERFVQYAALDPELPLLHRENHTAYLEKCLKGLPESYSTLDSSRPWIVYWILNSAALLNHRFTDSQLQRTVEFLKKCQSPIGGFAGGPGQFPHLAPTYAAVNALAIIGTQSALEAIDREALVSFLKTIREPNGAFRMHIDGELDVRGAYCAIAAAKLAAIPPEDFAVIFEGTADWIASCQTYEGGFGGAPDLEAHGGYSFCAAAALALLGRPEVCDLKALLRWTINRQMAYEGGFQGRTNKLVDSCYSFWQGSLVVIVQTLMASSDPFAKVPTTRPMFYSEALQEYILICCQRANGGFIDKPQKSADVYHTCYALSGLSIAQHAEFNMEPRVIGYSSNELLPTHPVHNIPPSAVSASYAYRARKGKSPSTEASTEIEDIWDDDSERDN; encoded by the exons atggaaaattctgtgAGAATACGTGATTTTCGAAGGCTGAAGAACTACAGATTCAACACGGAAGGCGTAGATACTATAACATCTGAAGAACAG ATTGCCACAGAGCAACTTGTCTTTCAACATTTTGAGAGATTTGTCCAGTATGCGGCACTTGATCCAGAATTACCTCTGCTACACCGAGAAAATCACACAGCATACCTTGAGAAGTGCCTCAAGGGACTCCCGGAAAGTTACTCAACTCTGGACAGTAGTCGCCCATGGATAGTCTATTGGATTCTCAATTCAGCAGCTCTACTCAATCACAGATTCACAGACAGTCAACTTCAACGAACtgtggaatttttgaaaaagtgcCAAAGTCCAATTGGTGGCTTTGCCGGAGGTCCTGGACAATTTCCGCATCTGGCACCTACGTATGCTGCTGTGAATGCCTTGGCTATCATTGGGACTCAGAGTGCCTTAGAAGCGATCGATCGGGAGGCTCTGGTGAGCTTTCTCAAGACCATTCGTGAGCCCAATGGGGCTTTCCGGATGCACATTGATGGAGAGTTGGATGTCCGGGGGGCTTACTGTGCAATTGCTGCGGCTAAATTGGCTGCAATTCCACCTGAGGACTTTGCAGTGATATTCGAGGGTACAGCTGACTGGATTGCCAGCTGTCAGACGTATGAAGGGGGATTTGGAGGTGCTCCAGATCTCGAAGCTCATGGTGGATACTCATTTTGTGCAGCAGCTGCTCTGGCACTGCTAGGAAGGCCGGAAGTTTGTGATCTCAAGGCACTTCTGAGGTGGACAATTAACAGGCAGATGGCCTATGAGGGTGGATTTCAGGGAAGGACAAATAAACTGGTGGATTCGTGCTATTCTTTCTGGCAGGGATCCCTTGTGGTCATTGTACAGACACTTATGGCCAGTTCGGATCCCTTTGCAAAAGTCCCAACAACTCGACCAATGTTCTACAGTGAAGCTCTTCAGGAGTACATCCTGATCTGCTGCCAGAGAGCCAATGGAGGCTTCATCGACAAGCCACAGAA ATCTGCAGACGTCTATCATACGTGCTACGCCCTCAGTGGACTCTCAATAGCCCAGCATGCGGAATTCAATATGGAACCTCGAGTTATTGGGTATTCTTCCAATGAACTCCTTCCCACGCATCCTGTCCACAATATTCCCCCATCTGCAGTCTCTGCTAGCTATGCATACCGAGCCCGGAAAGGGAAATCACCTTCGACAGAAGCCTCCACGGAGATTGAGGATATCTGGGATGATGACTCTGAAAGGGATAattaa
- the LOC129798573 gene encoding glutamyl-tRNA(Gln) amidotransferase subunit B, mitochondrial, producing MMININSSRIRLTGILRSRGMGNFSTKPLPKSKLKWKSVVGLEIHAQIETNSKLFSGAQVEFAAPVNANVSLFDAAIPGTLPVLNEACVRAGLSTALALSCDINLVSMFDRKHYFYADLPAGYQITQQRAPLARNGTLSFPVFIPGITKKPYQKTVHLHQLQLEQDSGKSLHDDAAGKSLVDLNRAGAPLMEFVFDPDLSDGEEAAALVKELILILTRLKTCSCKMEEGALRVDANVSVHEPGTPLGTRTEIKNIGSVRGVANAIAHEISRQIDIIEDGGKIHNETRSWDATSKTTVAMRDKEVLQDYRFMPEPNLPPLRLSQSFIEDLRQGLPELPEETREKLTRDYSLPPETAIILVNDDILLRFFLEISNQDGSIPPKLIANILTNELLTIYNKNKASIEECEIPSRSLGNLIKMLHQGKVNLQITRLILQELFQNPSECPNNVAESKNWKQISDEGEIEKICEATLVANPKLVAAYRGGKTKVFYAIVGEVAKSTENRANISIVVEKLKKMLK from the exons ATGATGATTAACATTAATAGCAGTAGAATTAGATTAACAGGTATCTTAAGAAGTCGTGGGATGGGAAATTTCTCTACAAAACCTCTTCCGAAGAGCAA GCTGAAGTGGAAGAGTGTTGTGGGATTGGAGATCCACGCTCAGATCGAGACAAATTCAAAGCTCTTCTCAGGAGCTCAAGTGGAATTTGCAGCTCCTGTTAATGCCAATGTCTCCCTCTTCGATGCTGCAATTCCCGGAACTCTTCCAGTTCTCAATGAAGCCTGCGTCCGAGCAGGACTATCAACAGCCTTGGCTCTATCTTGTGACATCAATTTGGTGTCAATGTTCGACAGGAAGCACTATTTCTATGCAGATTTACCAGCTGGCTATCAAATAACTCAGCAGAGAGCTCCTTTGGCTCGAAATGGAACCCTATCTTTCCCAGTCTTCATCCCAGGGATCACTAAGAAGCCCTACCAGAAAACTGTCCATCTGCACCAACTACAACTGGAACAGGATAGTGGAAAATCCCTCCATGATGATGCAGCTGGGAAGAGTTTAGTAGATCTCAATCGAGCAGGAGCACCTCTCATGGAATTTGTTTTTGATCCTGATCTCAGTGACGGAGAAGAAGCTGCAGCATTGGTCAAAGAGCTCATCCTAATCCTTACACGATTGAAAACTTGCTCTTGCAAAATGGAAG AGGGAGCCCTTCGAGTGGACGCCAATGTTTCTGTGCACGAGCCAGGAACTCCTTTGGGCACAAGGACGGAAATCAAAAATATCGGATCTGTCAGGGGAGTTGCAAATGCGATAGCTCATGAAATCTCCCGGCAAATTGACATAATTGAAGATGGTGGGAAGATTCACAATGAAACTCGATCCTGGGATGCCACCTCCAAGACTACAGTGGCCATGAGAGACAAAGAAGTCCTGCAGGACTATCGTTTTATGCCTGAACCCAATCTTCCTCCATTGAGACTCAGTCAAAGTTTCATTGAAGATCTCCGGCAAGGACTTCCCGAACTACCCGAAGAAACCCGTGAAAAATTAACCAGGGATTATTCACTGCCTCCAGAGACTGCAATTATTTTAGTG AATGATGACATTCTTCTGAGATTTTTCCTGGAAATATCCAACCAGGATGGGAGCATACCGCCAAAACTAATTGCTAACATTCTCACCAATGAACTCCTGACCATTTACAACAAGAACAAGGCATCAATAGAGGAATG TGAAATCCCTTCAAGATCCCTTGGGAATTTGATCAAGATGCTTCATCAGGGTAAAGTTAATCTTCAGATAACTCGATTGATCCTCCAAGAGCTCTTTCAAAATCCCTCTGAGTGCCCCAATAACGTGGCAGAATCCAAGAACTGGAAGCAAATCTCTGATGAAGGCGAAATTGAGAAAATCTGTGAGGCTACTTTGGTCGCAAATCCTAAACTTGTAGCTGCATACCGTGGAGGAAAAACAAAGGTATTCTACGCGATAGTTGGTGAAGTGGCCAAAAGCACGGAAAATCGTGCAAATATATCGATTGTGGTGGAAAAACTcaagaaaatgttgaaataa